In Spinacia oleracea cultivar Varoflay chromosome 5, BTI_SOV_V1, whole genome shotgun sequence, a single window of DNA contains:
- the LOC110796441 gene encoding uncharacterized protein codes for MLFEYSSSSEPADENPYGEVDRMVDDFVTHPLPNTFFPRGPRLRNVNDTIPIPADGNREEGHNRLFNDYFAENPVYSDKQFRRRFRMRRPLFCRIMNKVVENDVILQQRRNAAGKLGLSGLQKCTATIRMLAYGLSPDAIDEYLRMGETTSKKSLLHFTQGVIKHFEDDYLRSPTDEDLRRIIY; via the coding sequence ATGTTATTTGAATACAGTTCAAGCTCAGAACCTGCTGATGAAAATCCATACGGAGAAGTTGATCGAATGGTTGACGATTTTGTCACTCATCCCTTACCAAACACGTTCTTTCCACGAGGTCCTAGACTTCGAAATGTGAATGATACTATTCCGATTCCAGCAGATGGAAACCGTGAAGAAGGGCATAACCGCTTGTTTAATGATTACTTTGCGGAAAATCCAGTATATTCAGACAAGCAGTTTCGTCGAAGGTTTCGAATGAGAAGACCTTTGTTTTGCCGTATCATGAACAAAgtggttgaaaatgatgttaTCTTGCAACAGAGAAGAAATGCTGCCGGAAAATTAGGGTTATCAGGATTGCAAAAATGCACTGCAACTATCAGAATGTTAGCGTATGGTTTGTCTCCGGATGCAATTGATGAATATCTGCGAATGGGTGAAACAACTTCAAAAAAATCATTATTACATTTCACTCAAGGGGTAATCAAGCATTTTGAAGACGATTACCTAAGAAGTCCTACAGATGAAGACTTAAGGAGAAtcatttattaa